The nucleotide sequence CACCGATTCCAAATATCCAACCGCCGCACCAAGCCCAACGGCACCTTCCACATTCGGCGTGCCAGCCTCGAACTTGTGCGGGATCACATTCCACGTGGTCCGCTCGTCACCGACGAGCGAAATCATGTCGCCCCCAAACTGGTACGGTGGCATTTTCTCGAGAATCGCGCGCCGCACCACGAGCCCGCCAATCCCCATCGGGCCGAGCATCTTGTGCCCGCTAAACGCATACGCGTCCACGCCGAGCGCGTCGATGCCTACGGACAGATGCGGGACCGCCTGCGCCCCATCGCACACTACCAGCGCTCCCACCTTTCGCGCCAGCGCGGAAATCGCCGCTACATCGTTCATCACGCCGAGCGCATTGCTCACGTGCCCGAACGCCACGACTTTGGTGCGGTCGTTGATCAGCGATGCGAGATGCGCGAGATCGAGCGCCGTGCCATCAGCCGTGAGTTCCGCAATGCAAAACTCCGCGCCAACGGCCAGGGCGAGCTGCTGCCACGGCACAAAGTTCGCGTGGTGCTCCATGCGTGTCACCACAATTCGGTCACCCGCCACCACGTTCGCACGGCCCCACGCCGTGGCCAGCAGATTGAGTGATTCGGTGGTGCCACGCGTGAAAATCAACGTGTCGGCATCCGCCACACCGAGAAAGCGCGCGACCTGCGCCCGGGCGTTGTGGTACGCCTCGGTGGCCAGTCCGCTCAGTCGGTACGCGCCACGGTGCGGGTTGGCGTTCGCGTCATCGTAATACGCGCGGATCGCATCAACCACCACCCGAGGCTTCTGGCTCGTTGCCGCGGAATCCAGATACACCAGCTCCGGATGCTTCGCCAACAACGGAAAATCCGACCGCGGTACCAGCCCCATCCCTGCCTCCGTAACGCCGTTACCCCTCGTGGGGCTCCGTGCTCAGTTTTCCTTCGCCCGTCTCGAGTGCGCTCTTCATGGCGTGCCACGCCAGGCTCGCACACTTCACCCGCAACGGAAACCGGAAGACGCCGCCGAACGCTTTCAGGCGCCCCATACTCGCGCCATCCGTCTTGCCAGTGATCAGGTCGTGAAAATCATCGAACAACTTCTCGGCTTCCGCCTTGGTCTTGCCCTTGATCGCTGCGGTCATCAACGACGCGCTCGCCTTGGAAATCGAGCACCCCTGTCCCTGAAAACTCACGTCCTCGAGCGTGTCACCGTTGAGCTTCACCCACACCGTCACTTGATCGCCGCACATCGGGTTCACTCCGTCCGCGTGGCCGGTGCTCGACTCCATCGCGCGAAAATTCTGCGGCCGACGGTTCTGGTCGAGGATAATGCTCTGGTACAGTTCGTCGAGTTCGGCGCTCATCGCTACTCCTGTACGGGGCTCACAAAGTGCGCAAAGACCGCCGCTTCCAGTTCGAGGCGCAACGTGTCCAGCTCAATCGTCTCCAGCACTTCGGCCGCAAAGGCATAGGTCAGCAGCGCGCGCGCGTTATCGGCGCCGATGCCGCGACTCTTCATATAGAACAGCCCAACCTGATCGAGCTTGCCCACCGTGGCGCCGTGCGTGCACTTCACGTCGTCAGCAAAGATCTCCAGCTGCGGCTTGGTGTCCACGCGCGCGCCCTCGCTCAGCAGCAACGCATGGTTGGTCTGCTTGCCGTCGGTCTTCTGCGCTTCGGGATCCACGTACACCTTGCCATTGAACACGCCGTGGCTCGAGCCGTCGAGAATGCCTTTGTACAGTTCACGACTCGCGCAGTTCGGGGCAATGTGCTCCACAAACGTCTGGTGATCGGCGTGCTGCGTGCCATCCACCAAGTACAAGCCGTTGAGCTTGGCCTCCGCGCCAGGCCCGAGCATGCGCGTATAAACATTCGTACGGCTCAGCGCGGCCCCTTCAGCAAAGCTGAAGGAGTGGTACACCGAATCGCGTCCCTGTGTCACCTGCACGGTGCCCACATGGAACGCCTCGGTGCTCTCCCGTTGCACCTTGTAATGATCGACGCGCGCGCCATCTCCCACTTCAATCTCGGCGACGGCATTCGTGAGGTACTGCGGCGTGCCCACGCTCACATACGTCTCAATAACCGCCATCTGCGCCTGTTCGCCCGCCACCACGAGGAGTCGCGGATACACGGCGCCGCCCGCGGCCTGCGTATCGCACACATGCACGATATGAATCGGCACGGGAATCACCGCACCCTTGGGCACGTGAATCACCACACCATCCGTGGCGAAGGCCGTGTTCATCGCCGTGAACGTCTGATCCT is from Gemmatimonadota bacterium and encodes:
- a CDS encoding SufS family cysteine desulfurase — its product is MGLVPRSDFPLLAKHPELVYLDSAATSQKPRVVVDAIRAYYDDANANPHRGAYRLSGLATEAYHNARAQVARFLGVADADTLIFTRGTTESLNLLATAWGRANVVAGDRIVVTRMEHHANFVPWQQLALAVGAEFCIAELTADGTALDLAHLASLINDRTKVVAFGHVSNALGVMNDVAAISALARKVGALVVCDGAQAVPHLSVGIDALGVDAYAFSGHKMLGPMGIGGLVVRRAILEKMPPYQFGGDMISLVGDERTTWNVIPHKFEAGTPNVEGAVGLGAAVGYLESVGMDAIHAHETALGRSAATALGELAGVQVLGPTSAQRSNGVVSFVVDGVHPHDLSQILDAQNICVRAGHHCAQPLMRKMGMPATTRASFYMYNSEADVVRLRDAVGAAQQRLGL
- a CDS encoding SUF system NifU family Fe-S cluster assembly protein, which translates into the protein MSAELDELYQSIILDQNRRPQNFRAMESSTGHADGVNPMCGDQVTVWVKLNGDTLEDVSFQGQGCSISKASASLMTAAIKGKTKAEAEKLFDDFHDLITGKTDGASMGRLKAFGGVFRFPLRVKCASLAWHAMKSALETGEGKLSTEPHEG
- the sufD gene encoding Fe-S cluster assembly protein SufD, whose amino-acid sequence is MTSYADAFATTAAPAANGWLPELRRAAFDRFSALGFPTTRNEDWHFTSVTPIAERTFKAVKPGASAHSANDITALAGGDASWHRLVFVNGRFEKQFSHMDGLPAGVTVTTLAEMIKTRPEFVAERLGKLASYEDQTFTAMNTAFATDGVVIHVPKGAVIPVPIHIVHVCDTQAAGGAVYPRLLVVAGEQAQMAVIETYVSVGTPQYLTNAVAEIEVGDGARVDHYKVQRESTEAFHVGTVQVTQGRDSVYHSFSFAEGAALSRTNVYTRMLGPGAEAKLNGLYLVDGTQHADHQTFVEHIAPNCASRELYKGILDGSSHGVFNGKVYVDPEAQKTDGKQTNHALLLSEGARVDTKPQLEIFADDVKCTHGATVGKLDQVGLFYMKSRGIGADNARALLTYAFAAEVLETIELDTLRLELEAAVFAHFVSPVQE